The sequence below is a genomic window from Lytechinus variegatus isolate NC3 chromosome 3, Lvar_3.0, whole genome shotgun sequence.
ACAGAAGCGTCTATTAAAAACAAACTCCCGTTCCTTATTCAtctgtaaatttgaaaaaaattcttcaaaatcTATATTAAAGGGTAAATCCATCCCCAAAAgtggaattgaataaaaagagaaaactcaaacaagcataatactgaaaattccatcaaaatcagatgtaaaattaaAAGGTTACAAAGTTTTGCAATTTTTCAGAAAATCAGCACAATATGTAAACATTTTTATGAGGAAAAatttaatatatttcatcagatttcctataataaaatgcaagtgattttgtgacgtcatcagttccctcatttgcattccAACCAGATGTGCATTCAACTATAAGTTTACGAAATTAAGGGAAATTTTCAaaaggtcataactttttaattctgcatccgattttgatgaaatttttaaaatctactttttgtggggtggagaatgaaaccattggaacaagatagcttgtgtgaaaacagaaaaatcaaagaaacagatcaacgaaagttagagaaaaatcggacaaataatgagaaagttatgagcatctgaatattgcaatcactaatgctatggagatagcaaatgggcaatgcgacaaagatgtgtgatgtcacttgtgaacaactctccccattactttagtatatatttcatttgaattgcctcttttgtcacatctatccatagataatgtgttctttctacatgagggcatgtaatacatattttttaagaatacatcatggataaagagtttgtatcatcataagaaaaagcaaaaagatacattttgagggtattttatagtccaccaaagggaaagttgttcatcagtgacatcacacatccttgccgcattgccaataggaggatctccatagcattagtgattgcaataatcaaatgctcataactttctcattatttgtccgatttttctcaaactttctttattcttattctttgatttttctgtttctacacaagcctatttgttccaaaggtttcattcccctttaatgatatatcaaattctaaaatatcaatatttttggtCAAATTCTTTGCTCTTGGTCTACTGTTCGACATTTCCTTATAAACACTTATTTCTACTTCTTGCATACTTTCTCACTCAGAAAGAAATACATCTCTCCTACACCTCCTCATTCTTCCTCATATAAACATTTtcacccccaccaaaaaaaaaaaattaatgatacaAAGGTTGATTCATGCACTGAATATCTCCAACGATTTTAACATTACATTTCActgactttttatttctttttaatgcaTCTCTATGTtacaaaattgcacaaaaatatgCTCTTGAAGATTCCTATcaacagtatacatgtacatcaatggAAAGCATGAAACAGGGTTAAGgttcacattatttcattgataGAAAAAAAGATGCAGCAGACATTATATTTGAattgatacacattaacaaaaaaagaatCGAGACTCACCGTTCAACGGTTTCACATTAGCATTTCTTGGAAATGAAAATGCTGATGACGCAATAAAAGCTGCGGGATTGTATGGACATATCATTTTGACCTAAAACTTAATACTTAATTACCcaataatacattttcattaatgtacaatttattactcaaaaacattttttttgatagaaaaaaaacacaaaaatttgtttattacattaaaagatatgaaattgttaaaaatcattatttgatttgtttgcaAGAAAACGTTGCAAATTCCGTGTTAAATAAACTCattgataattataatacaGGTTACACAATACATCTTATCTTTATCGCTCCAATTACTAAAGCTgggcaagaaaaaaaacaatgttccatttgtatagcgcagctactaCAATTGCATATACTCGACTGCACTTGATACTTGGTTGGtaacatattattaccccacctgtagctgagccgctgtataggcgctaaagcattcaaggaataaatcctaccaggtacctattcacctcacctgggttgagtgcaacacattgtgggtaaatttcttgccgaataTTCACCAACAAATTGGTTATTATGACGAATCCTTTCAagagcatacatgtaaatataaaaagaatagaAGTTCACCTTCCAGTCTCACTTTCTGACCCCTCCACCTCTCTTTCTTACCCTGTCTTCCTGCAAACGAcatataaatttgaaataatatccCAAGGGACTGTTTTAAAAGATACTTCTACATGTTTTTAACTTATGTTACACAAGATTGGTAACTGTCCTTCTCCTATAAGAGATATCCTATATTGCTCCTGCTTTCACTTTGTGTAAATGAATATCTTCTTATAAGGCAATCACATTTCCcacgcagtggccattgaaaaccatttaaacatttttacacaactacatgtacataaataacaGATATTTTCGACTCGCCATGAGGGCACCGCAGGGGAAATGTGACTACAACATCACATGTTTGAGAggtccatttcataaaaacCTACAATTACAGTAACTTAaattgccatggaaaccttgattgtgattggttgCCGAGTACTTTTACAATGGTAGTTATTAGGTAAAAATCACCATTATTGTGGTAACTCTTCATCAAATGCACCCTGATttcaacaaataataaaattagtATTTAGTTAACCCAGATTGGATCTCACCATGGCCGTGAGAAGTGGGGGTGGTACCCCCAAGAAATTCCTGGGGGGGATGGGGTGCTGTGtgtgttattttccataggtAATACTCCCTGGATTTGTGGTACATGTGTCAAAGTGGATGAATATAACCCTGAGGGCCAACATTTTTaatgacccccctccccctttttttgctggtcaaatttcttgggaccaaaaataacttcagtctgtagtgaaaccttttttttgtttttgcttatcaaatttacatcagcaccacCTGTAAAATAATCATTCCCAGGGCCCTGGATTTCACCTAATTTCAACTTCATGCAGAACTTAAAACTGCTTTTTTTAACCTTTGCGtgctgatgttgcaattttgtacattcgtacaattaaattcaacaattgttataattaataaatttcTCCCCTATCTTCAATTAGATAAGCTAATAAAAGGCAGTAGTTCCTGGATAACATCTACATAATAAGTACAATTGGTGTAATATggatattttgatttaaagaaaataacatggaaacaattgtcattattatcccaaaaaaattaattcagcgtGCAAAGAGTTAAAACACCAtgtacaaaagaacaaaatatttatgatagtaaaacaaaaatggCTAAACTAATACATATCTGAAATTAGAATAATTATCCCCCTTTAGGATAGGATCGTATGTTGGTACTGTATTTTCACCTGCATTCTtcgactgtttttttttaccttcttAGATCTGAACTTTCAAGTAGAGAAATTCAATTATCTTTCATTGCCCTCAAAATTTCATGCAGAATCAATTCAAATTTCTAATAGGAGTTCTGAATATCTACCAATCACACTAGCAGAACATCAAATTGTCCAAACATACATTCATGGAACAtggttaaaataaatatttgcaattgcaTGAGCCATAAGTTATCAGAGATAATattcatgtactgtacatataataaatatgtgttttatttaaatctctctagaaaaaaaggtattttcaGAATTGCAGATATTCATAAGTTAGGAGTTCAAATAAATTGTTCCCTTTTCCCCAATCATTTAGACATGTAGACACATCCTTGATTTTGAACTTCTTTTCAGATTGCTCTTGGATATTCATTTATAATGTTCCTTTGAAATACTTATAAAGacacaatatgaaacatatacatgtaacagcCTCAAGCGTCAATTCAGCAGCATCAAGGTAGAAAAATACATCTTAGTACTACAAGTGGAAATATTAAACCTAAAAAAAGGTAgatgacattaaaaaatcaaCATAACAGAGTAACATATTTATCATACTTaatatagataaagaatgacatgtgttttaataaaccattattaCTTGTATCTAACCAATGATTATATAAGATAGCAATGTGTATCTTCCAATGCCACATACAagagaacaagtccaccccaccaaaatgttgatttaaaattatcatcattatgcttgtttgatttttctcttttattcaagtcaacttttGGTATCAGGGGTGGTCTTTCCCTTTAATACCTGGGGTATTTATCAAACAATATACATGCAGAACTGTCTTGGAACAATTAGCATGAGTGTAGGAGAACAGTTCCAATAATAATTTAACCCTAAACAGGCCaggggggttgaatcaaccccccctcaacattttctgcaACCATTCTGCCACGCGAAATTTTTGGACTGCGCCACTCGCAGAGTTTATACTTTTAAGTCTCGctcatcttttgagaccaaatttacgatGCCCGGGTACGGAGttccgaaattacacaacattttgtaagtgcatgtcagacaaaaaattgttccaaaacatgattctgtgtacaaagtcaatgcaaatttagttttctcatcttattcataaaggtatgattattttactttaaacagctgaaatcaattgattttagtaTAAATATGCTTCAAAACGGTTGTACAataaatctggtgaaaaaaaacacaaagaaaaacaaggaaatacataagaaattcataaaacaataaaatacataagaaattgatttccaaaccgaagtttttttcaattgcgattgttaagattgctacaaagaatatttttacaaaaaattagcattctaggagctttattcagtgaattagagcaaaaagtacgatttatgcataaataagcataattaattcatataaaatttcattattttggaaaattttaccatacagccttgtagattacattgCACACTACAAGCATGCAAATTTTTTGCGGCGCTGGCGCAATCGGCGGCCACAGAACAGCCAAAAAAGCCCGGCCTAGTTAAGGTTAAGAAATGAAAAGGTATTTCCCGATCATATGTTATGATCACATGAGAATACCAATGTTGTATCGTTAATAATTTTATCACTTACATGTAACTTGCATACTTACTTTTTAGGGTAATATTTGACAAAGGCGCTCTAGCTGTAGTATTAGCATACAAAGAGAATATAATCATTGAAAATTGACcatgcaaataagacaatttttttccccaaaaaatcatGTTCAGTAGAAAAGACACAATGATGGAAGCCAATTTTTAGCCCTTGGAATGATGTACATGTTATTTTCACTCATATCAGTTGTTTGGTAGAAATAAATAGACAACAGTTATTAAAAATCTTGAAGTAATGGTCTAAATTGATATGGTGAGAAGTATAAATACATTGATGGATTATAACTTTCATTCTTCTGACATGTCAGTTATTCTCATTAAAGTTTCTGTTTCTTTAGCATGAAATTTCATCATGAAATATGTTCATTACAGCTGCTGACAAGCAATGCCAAACACACTTTGCCTGCTACCTATCTTCAGCAATTGCCTCATCATACGTTGGTAGCTCAACAACTATAGCTGGCGCTAGTAATATTTGTTCTTCAGGTGATATAGGGTGGCTTTGTGCACCCCCACTGTCATCAAGGTGTTGCTGCTGACGTTGGACGCATTCCTCGCACATGTGGCTTGAGACGGGGGCAGTCGATGATGAGGCAAGGTTGGTTGATGACGACGATGCTAATGGGTTGTCATGGATGTCCGTCTGGCTCACTTTATAGTACCTGTCAAAAAAATACCAGGatacaaatatttgattaagaTTACAGCTTGGTCATGGAAATGTtgagctcttttttttttggatatACAAGCTTGTTTACCTAGACAAAGTGCTCTAAATCTCTTGTttaatcaaaaacaaaaattaattcttCATCTTTGGGTATACTGCCCAATGCCCCACAGTGGGAGCTAACCGGACAGGAAGTGCACAGATTTTGATGGCACGGAGAAAGAAGATGCCCTTTGGTCTTTGCTTTGTTTTGATAAATAATTTACATTTGCATCAgctcctacatgtacacataagatttttgttttcaagtaAAAGGCCTACATAATATTATCAAATGAAATTGAACATACTGAAAACTGGCAGAGCCACCGGCAGCACCTTGTACATCTCCTAACATGTGATCAGCCCCAATGTCCTCCCGTCGTAAAATCTCTGCAGTCTCGTACGATGGCGGTGGAAGGTGACTTAAGAAATCTCCTGACAAGTTACATGATGGTGAAAGTGAATGTAACATTAAtgtttcatgaatattgatggaaGAGTTTGCAATGGATGCTGTTGCACCATCCCCATCACGAGGTTGCAACCCCTGGATATTGGCACGATCTCTGGTTGAATTCTGACGTCTGCTTGATCGCGAGTAACTCGATACTCGTTCCCGGATCCCATGAAGACCACCCACTCTCCCGCAAGAGTCTGTTGTAAGAAGACAAAGTACCATGGAAGAACTTCCGAGAAGAACTCCAATTACACTGATCGTTGCTCCGGCAATGTACTCCTTCGTGTTCACACAAATGACAAGTCCAGCAAATAGAAGTAATGTGGCAAAGATAAGTAGGAGTCCTATACGGTTACGCCTTTTCCGATACCTACTTCTGAGTTGACGTTCTTCAGCAGTCAGCTGAGGGTTTCGTTGGAGGGTTCCTCGAACACCAACATTGCTAACACCACTTAGGCCACCTACACTACCGGAAGTCAATGATATATTAAGTTGATTTGTTGAATGAACGACAGCCTGCTCCCGTTCAGAATCTTGGAGACCGACTGGATACATGGTATGATTCTTAGCTGGTTATCTGGAGGTTCAACGACCTCGATAACGATACTTGTCCTGTGATGCTGGATGTGAAAGCCACATTTTGTAATTTTCCTTCATCTCTGATTAACTTTTCACGCTTAGAGCCCACAGTATTTTATGAAGTCTTTAATACAAACTTACACCAAGCCGTAGCCACAGTCCtctctgaaataaaaaaagtaaaaaataacacTAATCAATCAACTATcaaagcaacattttttttacatttgggGGAAATCATCCATGTTgagataactttttttttaatcaaaaccaTCAATTCAGTTTGGACTAAGTTTGAAGTTTATCTGTCaaattgagaaaatgaaaaagggatAGACAATCTAGATTGTGGAAACATAATGCCTCTAACAACCACCTGAGGTGGGCAgaagcataaaaataaaatttgcataaaaataggtttttaaagaaagttatgtcagAATATAGGCCTGCTTATATGGTTGGGCCTACTGCACTCCTTAAATTTTAAAGcaccatacatgtacctgtcaaAATACAGTAGTTAGGGAAAAGAAATCAGTTTTACCAAATTTTTTTCTCGCATGTTCAGAAAATGTGGCACATAAAAATTTCTTGCTCAGATCTACACACTACATGCACTATGCAGAACATCGGTGAACAGCGATTTAGATTTTCATTGGgctcaatttcattttttttctaactttttagaCCCCAaatgaaatcttattttatgaatcatattttgtgaaaaaaaattcagaaaaaaatataagaattaaACTCCCCAagttataatatatattttaatgattctttgtaataaatttcAGTACTTGGGTCAAGTTATGCTTcactggtgcacagtggatgaATGAGTCATAGTATAAAAAGTCTAAAATCATAGACAAATGCAAGACTTCTACATGTAAGGCTTGTGTATCATTGCAGTTTCAGGTGCATGATTTGTGAATAGACTACAGCTAAACcctgtttttgttttgtgtattCTTAATATTAAGCtctaaataatcaaaatcatctCAGTACAgtttctctaaaaaaaaaaatcctccaaACAGACGATTTCAACTTTCCAgctgagttgtgcattgaaGTAGGATTAGGATGAATCAATTGTCATCATATTCCCTTACACCATAACCCAGTTACCTTCTCTTAAAATTGATTGGTCTATCTTGCACTTTGGTGATGAGTCGCTTTGTAGAGATCACTGAGTCAACTAAAGTGAGATATGCAGCTCTCTTtagctctacatgtacatcacattTGGATAGATTCCCCTTTTGCAGACTGAAAATTTGACTGtttaagagtttttttttttttaatctgatttttcttagtTCTCCTCCTACACAGCTGGAAGTGTCCCACAGGACTTGTAACAGGGTGGTTCGCGTCAAGCCTAACTATATAGCGTTTGGGGAAAATGTAGACCAATTAATATTATAAGTCTATTTCTGTCAGGGATATGCTTCGCAAAGACTTTGTTTGGGacaaaaaatcagaaaatgttaaaaactccCCTAAAACAGTGGATATATCAGTCTAGGGAAAATAGTGAGCTGCTGCACCCTCTTTGATAACTGCTTATCCCACTTTTGATGAGGAAAAAATAACTTCTTGCAAATATAATCATCACAGCAGTTTCTCAAAATATGagatgtaaaatacaaaattttgattCCAAAAAGACAAGGTTTGCTTCTTCGTCATGTTTCTATGCACAGCTAGAACATGCCAGCCGATTGTTATCATTATGGCATGTGTACTATCAGTAACACCAGTGCGGTGTGTATGGGAGGTTTATTTCCAATCAATATTTCCAATCAattggtccaatgccaattcgtccaattcccaactatcatttggtctactatcagttcgtccactattcAC
It includes:
- the LOC121410915 gene encoding uncharacterized protein LOC121410915 encodes the protein MYPVGLQDSEREQAVVHSTNQLNISLTSGSVGGLSGVSNVGVRGTLQRNPQLTAEERQLRSRYRKRRNRIGLLLIFATLLLFAGLVICVNTKEYIAGATISVIGVLLGSSSMVLCLLTTDSCGRVGGLHGIRERVSSYSRSSRRQNSTRDRANIQGLQPRDGDGATASIANSSINIHETLMLHSLSPSCNLSGDFLSHLPPPSYETAEILRREDIGADHMLGDVQGAAGGSASFQYYKVSQTDIHDNPLASSSSTNLASSSTAPVSSHMCEECVQRQQQHLDDSGGAQSHPISPEEQILLAPAIVVELPTYDEAIAEDR